ttttaattaatatttcatttttatactattaaaatttaaatttaaaatttaaatttaaaatttaaaatttaaaatttaaaatttagtttttaatatttaaatttaattaaatattagaaaaaattataaatttttacatGTAGTATTATTCTTTTATACACTAAAGTATTTAACCATAATGTATTGACATTCGACAATGCAAAAGTATAATTTACATTGTGATTTAATTAAAGTAAATGACTAATATgagaatttttatttaaattaaataacagGATTTGAAGCCTTTAAATACTCACAAAAATTTGTATCATGATCGCAGTCTCGCCCAGTAGCAACTTTCGGTAAAGAAAAAACGTAACTTTATTGACTTGGAGTGTTATACTTATATGGCAATGATGAAAAATAcccaaatttaaatttaaataaataaataaatgcaaAGAGCGTGTGGGTTAACCCACCAATCCACCATTATATAATTAGAGAACAAAACAAGTAATAGGGTGAAAGGTAAACAAAACAAACTAAAGTGTGTGCGCTTCGTGCAAACTACTCATCACAAAACGCTTCACTGACCATAGACATGGCGGCAGAAGAGAGCATAGTTGACTCCACCGATTTTCCCGTCAAGAGGCCAAGGGAGAACGAAGAGAATGGCTCAGCTTCCGCCCTCACCATCGACGCCGCCGCAAAGGACCCGAACGGAATCTCTGCCGTTATCCCTGGCTGGTTCTCCGAAATCAGCCCAATGTGGCCCGGTTCGGTTTTTTTATACCATCACCCTCCGTATTTCAAAGATGGAAACTTTTCCTTGTTTCTGGTCACCCCATAACTGAAATTTTTAAACTTGctgtcttttttatttttattttttttttaaatatatttaacatCTTGTGAAGGAACACGGGTTTTGATTGTTTGGTATATCATTTATTTACTATCAATTGGCAggttttgttttttgaaattgACGTTTTGATTGTTTAATTGTTTTCTGTctcaaaattataaaatctcaTCTCAGCATGATTTTTAGTTTGCAGGGGTGTTTACTACATGACTTTTTCTCTCTTGGTTCTGTTGTGttctagatttttttttaaccCTTTATCATGGATTTTAAGGACTCTGTAACTAAGAGTTGATGATTGGTGTAGTAACTAGTATTTTTTCTGTTAATAatagtaattaataaataatgaaaaacATGGAGTGTGATTGGTTACTTTAGAACATTTGGAAGTTCTGCTTTCATCTGTTGCATATTTTCATGACTATACATATGGATTCATTGGAGACTTAAAGATCTATGcagacttttttttttccacatATGAGAGTTAACTTGAATGCTTGTATGATGTaaacaatttatttatatatatctatTCCTGTTTGTATAATCCACTTTGAGGTTTTTACTATGTGTATGATAAGATGAAGCATGTAAATGAGCTCTACTTAAATGATAGAGGAATTGGTTGGTTAACTGAATGGATTATGCATAAAAGTGCATTTCAGATCTGTGTATTCCATTTTGAGGCACTTAATCATTGTCTTAAATGATTCaaccttcctttttttttgctATATTTTCAACTCACTTTATATTCTATTATGTTGGATTCGCTTCAAGGGCCATCGCCTTTGCTCTGTTATATGAAGATATTTTGGTTGAATAATAGTCTGTTATCATTAATGGAACTACAGAAGTGGATTTTCAAGCTCTTTGCAAGGGATTAAATATATTTGTCTACATCTTATGCCTTTAATTTTTCACAAAACCAAAATGGGATATTATCCTTAGATTAACTTGCACATTGTTATCAAATGCTTCAGTAAGTTTACAATGTTTGCACCTGTCTTTAGTAATAAGACTCAGGAAGTGGAATTCGGCTGTGTTTTTGCAGGGGAGGCTCACTCGTTGAAGGTGGAAAAGATTTTGTTTCAAGAGAAGTCTGACTACCAGAATGTCATGGTCTTCCAGGTACATATACATCAAGTAAAGTTAAAGTTTCATTTTTTCCCTATTCATGGTCCTAGTTTTATTTAAGTTGTATGTGGGTGATATCTTTTTGCAGTCTTCGACATATGGCAAGGTTCTTGTTCTAGATGGAGTCATTCAGCTGACAGAAAGGGATGAATGTGCTTATCAAGAGATGATCACTCATCTTCCTCTTTGCTCGATTCCAGATCCAAAAAAGGtcttttgataatttgaatCTCACCACGAATTTTGTACATGTCTATTATGCCTTATTTGTTGCCAAATATGTGTGATAACAAAATCTATTgtgatttatatatataaggtGACTTCTGGTGGATGTTTGGTTTATAATTGCAAGAAAATTTATTTGTGGTTTATTCTCCTTTTTCTGACCCGAGACCTAAGAGATTAGATTGTTTTCCGTTCTGTAACTTTATGAAATTTAACTGTTCTTTCCTTCTTATAATCACCTTAATTTTCTATTAGGTTTTGGTTATTGGGGGAGGTGACGGTGGAGTCCTACGGGAAGTAGCACGCCATTCTTCTGCAGAAAAGATAGACATCTGCGAGATAGACAAGATGGTTGTCGATGTAAGTCTTGGCATTATGACACTTGCTTCCTCGCTCTAATCgatgctatatatatatatatatatatatatatttcactCGGCCTAAAAGCTATAACACTTTGATATTTAAAGACCTCTCTAGTATAGCAATACATGTTCAATATTAAAACTGAAATCGTTATACTTTCGCAGGTCTCCAAACAATTTTTCCCTGATGTAGCTATAGGTTATGAGGACCCACGTGTAACACTTCATGTTGGCGATGGTATGATCAGCTACATCTTTTCGGTTTAGAAAAAAATGTTCATTAGCTGTTATAGGACTACTTTTCTCATGATATTTTCTCTGAATGTTCTAGGTGTTGCATTTTTGAAGGCAGTCCCAGAAGGAACCTATGACGCAATTATAGTGGATTCATCTGATCCTATTGGTAGGATATACATGTAATGGCTTATAGTTTTTCTGGCCTCGTACATACGTAATTTGTTTCGTAAACTgagattattttttatatcctTGAAGGTCCTGCCCAAGAGCTTTTCGAGAAACCTTTCTTCGAGTCGGTTGCAAGGGCTCTTCGTCCAGGAGGTGTTGTGTGTACTCAAGCAGAAAGTATTTGGCTCCACATGCATATCATCGAGGACATCGTTGCAAATTGTCGCCAGATATTTAAAGGTTCTGTCAACTATGCTTGGACCACAGTTCCTACATACCCGAGGTACTCATTAAATCTACTTTCTATTTTCAAATTTGCTTTCTGCAAAAGATTCATGTATGTTCTTATGGTTATAATACTGTGACATTTTAATGTACTTTGTGGTTTAGTTATGATGTAGAACTCTAGAAGTGATGAACTGATGATTAATTCGTATTTCTGCCATTGCAGTGGGATGATTGGTTTCATGCTTTGCTCAACTGAGGGGCCTGCTGTAGATTTCAAGCATCCGGTGAATCGCATAGATGAGAATGATCAGAACTCGGCAAGGCCACTGAAATTTTACAACTCTGAGGTAATGCTTCTTCTCCTTCATCATGCCGTTGTTTTCTTAAGTAGCGTTTGTTTTAAGGTACTAAGACGAAAACTGGGAAACTAAGACTCAATATTATGTTGGCTCAGAGACTGGTACTGAAATTTTAGTCTTTGTCTCCAAAATGTCAGTATCTCTACTATCTCCAAAAGGTTGAGACACAagagactgaaattttaataacattttatacctaaaatacatctatttcaattaattaattctaactttaccctttgtgcaaattaaattagagctTCATTTTTATTTCAATCTCTATCTCCCACTTTACACTAAACACAATACTAAGACTTATTTCAGTTTTTGTCTCAGCCTCGATCTCCCAGTTTTTGTCTCTCTTTCAAACACTATCTTATTATTGTTTCCAACTTGTTGACTATTTTCTAATGTGTTCTTTTGTTGTTCCAGCTTCATACAGCTGCGTTCTGTTTGCCATCTTTTGCTAAGAGGGCCATTGGTTCCAAAGCAAACTGAGGGAATTCGCCGGAGATTCGACTTAGCACGTGCCGTCGTCCTTGAAATCCGGCCCGGCATTCACCCTTGGTAAACTAGTCCATTATCTATCTATCAAGGAACTGCGGAATAAGTTTAGAACTTCAAGTCGACATTGAAGAGAGTAACTTTTATTTCTTGAAATGAGTAAGATGATGGATTCAGTTGTTAGTAGCTTTACCCGTTAATCATTATAGATAATGCGCAACCTTGAGAGACCTTAAGAGcactttttttctttaatttgtaatGCAATATggttgttttttaatttttactaatTTGCTTAAAATTGAAACGTgtgcttaatttatttatttttacctTCATGCATTTGGCGtacatctaatttttttttagagtaATATTTCAAATCGATTTCTGAAAAATTTAGTTGcaaaatttaatctttaataaattttaatcacTAAATCAATCTTAATTACTAAATcaatcttaattttttattttgttagacaaattaatttttatgacaAATTTTGATAAAGaattagataaattaattttattattatttaataaataacatagtttctaaaatttttttaggtAAATACTTCTATAAATGAACAGTAtgaaaaatagtataaaaatagaaataaaaattagtGGTTGAAATTTATTAAAGACTAAAGTATACAACTAGAACTTAGAGTTGGGTAtaatttcttttctaaataaaaaatagaaatgcTTGCATTAGATAATGGTTACATACCGAAGTACTGTTTTCCGTTCGTATCTTTGTTTAATGAGATCATTTCTACCAATTCTGTcaactattttttcttttccacaATATTCACACGATCTTCACAAACGTCAGCAATTAGGTTtcttgtgaattttttttgggttattcacgattttttttaatttgacaggTTAAGAACTAATTTATCACagatcaaaattttatttaaaaatttgatgttgaccAATGAATAATTACATGTATAAGATGAAATTAAAAGTATgataaattcataaaaaataaattagataaaatttaaacatcaaataataagtattatagaattctcttttttttaaggTACGCCGACTAGCTTATCGGACTATTAAGTGATACGTGATAGAGAAAAAATGACTTTATTTTTTTGACGTGGGTCTAAAGATGACACTAGTTATTCTATCAAAGTGTATTTTGGACTCTATAAAAGTTAAGAGTGGGTTGAAGTTTGGTTCCAGAGCCTGACTGCTAGGTAGTGATCATATATTTTCCATGGTCCGTCAAGAAGAGCGTGGTCGAGGTCTTCTTGAGCATAAAACTTGACGAGGTAGAAATCGTTTCCCAAGTCGATAACATCAATGCCTCCAAATCTGCCCCACATGATCTCAAGCCTTCTTTTCATGACAGCATAACTTATCTTTCTACCTAGTAGTTTAACAATCAGTGATCTCCACCATGGCTTTCATAGTTCTCTTTCAACCTTTTCACTTATGACGATGTTAAATAGTCCCTCCCCCATATCTTGCACCGTGATATCTGACTTCTCTATGTTGCTCTGGTTCCCATTTGACTTGTCTTTTGCAGGTGTTGGGGCATCTTTCTCCTTGCTGTCCATTCTATTGTCTTCATCTTCTAAAGCATCATCTTCTAAGGGGTCAGCTTTGCCTACTCTGGTTGAGCCCCTGACCATGCTTGCATATGTTTTCCTTGCTTGTTCTGGCTCTTCCTGCAGCCAGTCTTCTACCCGAGGGATAAGTACAGTAGTTTCAGTGAAACCTTCGTTACCTTGTCTAACCTTTTTCACACTGCGTTGGAGGAGGTCTTGTTCTTGTTCCGTTAGTTGATGGTCGAACGGAGTACGTTCCAGCCTCCCTAAATCAATCATGAGACTAAGTGGAAACGGGAACGAGCAGCAAATATACGGAGAGAAAGCTAACGGTCATAACAGCATGGATCAGACTTCCTGGCTTGCCCATAGAGCTGTACAATGATAAAATCTTGAAAAAGATAGGAGATCTGATTGGCAAGACATGCAAAATTGACTATAACACTTCCAATCTATGCAGGGGTAAGTTTGCTAGATTATGTGTGGAAGTTGATCTAACCAAACCACTCTTGGGAGTATACATGATCAATGGTAAACTTTATCAGATTGAATACGAAGGAATACATCAGATATGCTTCCTATGTGGGAAAATAGACTATGAGCAAAAACAATGCACCATAGAAAAAGAGATAGACTCAGAGAGAGGGCAGCACTTACAGGTGAGAGACGAGAACTATAAAGAAACAAGCATGCATCAAGCTGAAGGGCATAACACTCATAGAATGGatgcaaaagaagaagaagcaagaagaaaagagaagggcaAAGAAACAATACAACACACCAGCAACAACTTTGGTCCATGGATGATTGTCCAAAAACAAAGATCTAGGAGAGAGACAAAAGAGGAAGGAAACAAAAACGGTGAAGGCACAAGCAAAGCAGtagaaaaggagaagaaaaatgaaaattcaTCTAGATTTAAGGTGCTAGAAGTAGAGGAGACCcagcaagaagaggaagaactacaacaaaaggaggaagaaagagaCACTAACAAGCAAACTACACACAAAGCATCCCCACAGAAAAACAAGGGAAAAAACCAAATGCAACAGAACCAGAAAAAACCAAAGGAAAACAACAACGGGACTTTCACTCAGAACTTACCTAAACAAACAGCACAGAGCAAAGGGAAAGCAATAGGATCACATAAAGCAATTAAGATTACACAAGAAAAGACCACCAGCCATAACCAAGAAGGACTAATAGAGGAAACACACAGAGAAAATTGGAATGAGACAAATGATGACACACAAAGCACTGAACTAGAGGAGATACAATGCACAGAATTAAATAAGAATTTTATGGAAGAAGGGAGACCTCTAGATCCAGAAAAATCAGATCGAAACCAGGAGGATAGCATGGAGACAGAGATGTAAAAAGAGATTGAAAACCTAATAGAAGGTGTGGACTTCGAAACACCAACTATTAGCGAGCCCAAAGACAATGAAGCTGTAGACATGCAACTACAACACCCCGTGAATATGTTTATCCTATCTTGGAACGTTAGAAGGGCGGCTAGTAGCACTTTTAGACGCACCCTCAAAGAGTTACTTAAATAATACAAGGCTGAAATAGTGGTGCTCATGGAAACCAGAATAAGTGGAGATAACGCTAGAAATGCCATTAGAAACTTGGGTTTCAATCACTTCATTATAGAAGAAGCACAGGGTTTCGCGGGGGGTATATGGATTTGTTGGAACAATGACAACTTAAAGATAACTAAACTAGAATCTCACTCTCAATACATTCACACCAAAATTGAGGTTCCATACAAGGAGGAGTGTTATCTTACTGCTGTTTATGCGAGCCCTCAAGCTCAGAATCGCAGATCCCTTTGACCCCTCCTCCAAAATATTGCAAATAGA
The genomic region above belongs to Arachis stenosperma cultivar V10309 chromosome 5, arast.V10309.gnm1.PFL2, whole genome shotgun sequence and contains:
- the LOC130981724 gene encoding spermidine synthase: MAAEESIVDSTDFPVKRPRENEENGSASALTIDAAAKDPNGISAVIPGWFSEISPMWPGEAHSLKVEKILFQEKSDYQNVMVFQSSTYGKVLVLDGVIQLTERDECAYQEMITHLPLCSIPDPKKVLVIGGGDGGVLREVARHSSAEKIDICEIDKMVVDVSKQFFPDVAIGYEDPRVTLHVGDGVAFLKAVPEGTYDAIIVDSSDPIGPAQELFEKPFFESVARALRPGGVVCTQAESIWLHMHIIEDIVANCRQIFKGSVNYAWTTVPTYPSGMIGFMLCSTEGPAVDFKHPVNRIDENDQNSARPLKFYNSELHTAAFCLPSFAKRAIGSKAN
- the LOC130980633 gene encoding uncharacterized protein LOC130980633 — encoded protein: MRLSGNGNEQQIYGEKANGHNSMDQTSWGKFARLCVEVDLTKPLLGVYMINGKLYQIEYEGIHQICFLCGKIDYEQKQCTIEKEIDSERGQHLQVRDENYKETSMHQAEGHNTHRMDAKEEEARRKEKGKETIQHTSNNFGPWMIVQKQRSRRETKEEGNKNGEGTSKAVEKEKKNENSSRFKVLEVEETQQEEEELQQKEEERDTNKQTTHKASPQKNKGKNQMQQNQKKPKENNNGTFTQNLPKQTAQSKGKAIGSHKAIKITQEKTTSHNQEGLIEETHRENWNETNDDTQSTELEEIQCTELNKNFMEEGRPLDPEKSDRNQEDSMETEM